One Loxodonta africana isolate mLoxAfr1 chromosome 15, mLoxAfr1.hap2, whole genome shotgun sequence genomic window carries:
- the SPR gene encoding sepiapterin reductase, which yields MEGGSRKAESLGRAVCVLTGASRGFGRALAPLLASLLSPGSVLVLTARNDEALRQLEAELGAGRPGLRVVRAPADLGTEAGLQHLLGALRELPKPEGLQRLLLINNAATLGDVSKSFVDLADPAEVNNYWALNLTSTLCLTSSILKAFPQSPGLSRTVVNISSICALQPFKGWALYCAGKAARNMMFQVLAAEEPTVRVLSYAPGPLDTDMQQLARETSVDPELRQSLQALKTKGQLVDCGMSAQKLLSLLQKDTFKSGDHIDFYDK from the exons ATGGAGGGTGGCAGCCGCAAGGCGGAGTCCCTGGGGCGCGCCGTGTGCGTGCTGACCGGGGCCTCCCGCGGCTTCGGCCGGGCGCTGGCACCGCTCTTGGCCTCTCTGCTCTCGCCCGGCTCCGTGCTGGTCCTAACCGCCCGCAACGACGAGGCGCTGCGGCAGCTGGAGGCGGAGTTGGGCGCCGGGCGGCCTGGCCTGCGCGTGGTCCGGGCGCCCGCCGACCTGGGCACCGAGGCCGGCCTGCAGCATCTGCTCGGTGCCCTACGCGAGCTGCCCAAGCCTGAGGGACTGCAGCGGCTGCTGCTCATCAACAACGCAG CCACTCTTGGGGATGTGTCCAAAAGCTTCGTGGACCTGGCTGACCCCGCTGAAGTGAACAACTACTGGGCTCTGAACTTGACCTCCACGCTCTGCCTGACCTCCAGCATcctgaaagccttcccccagagtcctGGCCTCAGCAGGACGGTGGTTAACATCTCATCCATCTGTGCACTGCAGCCCTTCAAGGGCTGGGCACTGTACTGTGCAGGGAAGGCCGCCCGTAACATGATGTTCCAGGTCCTGGCGGCGGAGGAACCTACTGTGAGGGTGCTGAGCTATGCCCCAG GTCCCCTGGACACAGACATGCAACAGTTGGCCCGGGAGACCTCCGTGGACCCAGAGTTACGACAGAGTCTGCAGGCGCTGAAGACAAAGGGGCAGCTGGTAGACTGTGGAATGTCGGCCCAGAAACTGCTGAGCTTGCTGCAAAAGGACACATTTAAGTCCGGAGACCATATTGACTTCTACGATAAATAA